Proteins encoded together in one Cytophagia bacterium CHB2 window:
- a CDS encoding T9SS type A sorting domain-containing protein: MKSQKFHFGLVMAILLGALGVAHAQFTVTVMDQTPTAPLANPAPGSFEPRYISGFGANGNFTVFFEDRALGNRIYYAATTSGPTGLPAAATATTIIPETHFVVKDWPITIASATYAYRAWGSVGNNLDHHFYVSNDLTNWTLVSTFTIPNAASFTGAHGFVYYGFHDVILLNGTYYAFAESNQSQTMLVRSTNGDDVWEAFASIGGRPGDGPLELPSGVSVGWTPTGSFIDLGYDRGYGKVYADPRDNNYYLAINAAAQASLAPAALEAAFINPANWTWHDGTTGPASNPILSATAEHDLRECWVVPNSNPNADWMIIYDANFGAADGSLALGYATLTPPAPPRVHNITQGTHYVTITAGVNAANPGDVILVDAGTFNERVTINKSLDIRGAQYGVDPTTSGARTNPAMESIIDITGLPLTNPNVLMEIPNGVTNVSLSGFTLMGSPTSHYADEAVVRCWDDDIKIEDNIIDGFYGILFKGADNLIVQRNRIVTNKVGVTVQPNPANNVKISDNLITRGSSPAADAAGIYMTGCSNSAITGNTASGFTGASGTNGSNLNHLTVSGNTFTGNRDAISFFGSTTFVTIENNDLSNSVRYGINIKGQDIDIVGNNIKNCGDAGINIDRHVIDTERIRLTCNDISGNTNFGVKVNTALVTAIINAELNWWGDASGPYDPDGSTEVPPCADTPDALNADGSGDAVTGNVDYCPWAINTQCQPLQQCGDFALLADQIIELDHYKSVEGDIHSNGGIEFDNGRPGTVWGNVTALGDIEIARDNTINGDVTANGSVKKDKKATVTGTVTSGASLAAVEVPSLSYSCSGTASIIAGKDKTKNVAPGDYNVLRADKNAQLNLSAGVYSVKTLHLDDRSRLRVDVSSGEVTINVCGLVNFIKNADIIIIGGDSKDLTINYSGTKKVVLGKDGGYQGSVVAPNALVELGSKAGFLGSICAKSIAIAKDARVRFHGLGAVPKLPSDDSEEEITSDSEPVTSYELAQNYPNPFNPTTTISFALPEAGEVSLSIYNLSGQLVKQLLAREMNAGRHNVVWDATDARGVRVASGVYLYVIKSGEFTAQRKLVLLK, from the coding sequence ATGAAGAGCCAAAAGTTTCATTTTGGGTTAGTGATGGCCATTTTGCTCGGCGCTTTAGGTGTGGCGCATGCGCAATTTACAGTGACCGTGATGGACCAAACCCCCACGGCGCCATTGGCGAATCCAGCGCCGGGGTCTTTTGAACCTCGCTACATTAGCGGGTTTGGCGCGAATGGTAATTTTACCGTTTTCTTTGAAGATCGCGCCCTCGGAAATCGAATTTATTATGCGGCAACCACGAGCGGCCCCACCGGACTTCCTGCTGCTGCAACCGCAACCACCATCATACCCGAAACTCATTTTGTGGTCAAAGACTGGCCCATTACGATTGCAAGCGCCACGTATGCATATCGCGCCTGGGGTTCCGTTGGCAATAATCTTGATCACCATTTTTATGTTTCGAATGATTTGACGAATTGGACGTTGGTGAGCACGTTTACTATTCCCAATGCGGCGAGCTTCACCGGTGCACACGGCTTCGTTTATTATGGCTTTCACGATGTGATTTTGTTGAATGGCACTTATTACGCCTTCGCCGAATCGAATCAATCGCAAACCATGCTGGTACGCAGCACAAATGGTGATGATGTGTGGGAAGCCTTTGCCAGTATCGGCGGTCGACCTGGTGATGGCCCCCTGGAATTGCCCTCCGGTGTATCCGTAGGTTGGACTCCAACCGGAAGTTTCATTGATTTGGGATATGACCGCGGGTACGGCAAAGTCTATGCGGATCCCCGAGACAATAATTATTATCTGGCGATCAACGCGGCAGCGCAAGCCAGCCTGGCGCCGGCTGCTCTGGAAGCGGCGTTCATCAATCCCGCCAACTGGACTTGGCATGACGGTACCACCGGTCCGGCTTCGAATCCGATTCTTTCTGCCACCGCCGAGCACGATCTGCGGGAATGCTGGGTTGTGCCGAACTCGAATCCGAATGCGGACTGGATGATCATTTACGACGCCAATTTTGGCGCTGCAGATGGAAGCCTGGCGCTCGGCTATGCCACGTTGACGCCGCCGGCGCCGCCGCGCGTTCATAATATCACGCAAGGAACGCATTATGTCACCATCACCGCAGGAGTCAACGCCGCCAATCCCGGCGATGTTATCCTGGTCGACGCCGGCACCTTCAACGAACGCGTGACGATCAACAAATCGCTCGACATTCGCGGTGCGCAGTACGGCGTGGACCCGACAACATCCGGCGCCAGGACGAATCCTGCGATGGAGTCGATCATTGACATAACCGGCTTGCCGCTAACCAATCCCAACGTACTGATGGAAATACCCAACGGCGTCACCAATGTTTCGCTTTCCGGCTTCACGCTCATGGGAAGCCCAACTTCTCACTATGCCGATGAAGCCGTGGTGCGGTGCTGGGATGATGACATTAAAATCGAGGATAACATTATCGACGGTTTTTATGGCATTCTTTTCAAGGGCGCCGATAACCTGATCGTGCAGCGCAATCGCATCGTGACGAACAAGGTTGGAGTGACGGTACAACCCAATCCTGCAAACAATGTAAAAATTTCCGACAACCTCATCACTCGCGGAAGCAGCCCGGCCGCGGATGCGGCAGGAATCTACATGACCGGCTGCAGTAATTCCGCCATAACCGGAAACACTGCCAGCGGGTTTACCGGTGCCAGCGGCACAAACGGCAGTAACCTGAATCATTTAACGGTTTCAGGAAATACCTTTACCGGAAACCGGGATGCAATTTCATTTTTTGGCAGCACCACATTCGTTACGATCGAAAACAATGACCTGAGCAATTCGGTGCGTTATGGCATCAATATCAAAGGCCAGGACATTGATATCGTTGGAAACAATATCAAGAATTGCGGCGACGCCGGCATCAACATCGATCGTCACGTGATCGACACCGAGAGAATTCGCCTCACCTGCAATGACATTAGCGGTAACACTAATTTTGGTGTGAAGGTCAATACTGCATTAGTCACTGCAATCATCAACGCGGAGCTGAACTGGTGGGGAGACGCCAGCGGACCTTATGACCCTGACGGATCCACAGAAGTGCCGCCGTGCGCCGACACACCTGACGCGCTCAATGCCGACGGCTCCGGTGACGCTGTGACAGGCAATGTGGATTACTGCCCCTGGGCCATCAATACGCAATGCCAGCCGCTGCAGCAATGCGGCGATTTCGCCCTGCTCGCTGATCAAATAATCGAGCTTGATCACTACAAATCCGTTGAAGGCGACATTCACTCCAACGGCGGCATCGAGTTCGACAATGGCAGGCCAGGAACGGTTTGGGGCAATGTAACCGCCCTTGGCGATATCGAAATCGCGCGTGATAACACCATTAACGGCGACGTTACCGCCAATGGCTCTGTCAAGAAAGACAAGAAAGCCACGGTCACTGGCACAGTCACCTCCGGCGCTTCCCTCGCCGCGGTGGAAGTGCCCAGCTTGTCGTATTCGTGTTCCGGTACAGCCAGCATCATTGCCGGAAAGGATAAGACGAAAAACGTTGCCCCGGGTGATTACAACGTTCTCCGCGCGGACAAGAATGCCCAGCTCAACCTTTCTGCCGGCGTGTATTCCGTCAAAACGCTGCACTTGGATGATCGCTCGCGGCTCAGAGTCGATGTCTCCAGCGGCGAGGTAACCATCAATGTGTGCGGCTTGGTCAACTTCATCAAGAATGCCGACATCATCATCATTGGCGGAGATTCGAAAGATCTCACCATCAATTACAGCGGCACGAAGAAGGTTGTGCTTGGCAAGGATGGCGGTTATCAAGGCTCGGTTGTCGCACCCAATGCGCTCGTCGAACTCGGCAGCAAGGCCGGCTTCCTCGGCTCGATCTGCGCCAAGAGCATCGCCATTGCCAAAGATGCGCGCGTGCGCTTCCACGGCCTGGGCGCGGTTCCCAAACTTCCCTCCGATGATAGCGAAGAGGAAATCACCAGTGACTCGGAGCCGGTAACCAGTTACGAGTTAGCCCAGAACTATCCCAATCCCTTCAACCCAACGACCACCATCAGTTTTGCCTTGCCGGAAGCGGGCGAGGTGAGCTTGTCCATCTACAATTTGAGTGGGCAGCTTGTGAAGCAATTGCTGGCGCGTGAAATGAACGCTGGTCGCCACAATGTGGTGTGGGATGCCACAGATGCGCGCGGCGTACGCGTGGCCAGCGGCGTGTATCTGTACGTGATCAAATCTGGTGAGTTTACCGCACAGCGCAAACTTGTTTTGCTGAAGTGA